In Polyodon spathula isolate WHYD16114869_AA unplaced genomic scaffold, ASM1765450v1 scaffolds_764, whole genome shotgun sequence, one genomic interval encodes:
- the rflnb gene encoding refilin B, which yields MQLKNTSCIIYNNIYFFRSLTLIKTLFLKKLRRRKGLFNFFFPEAMVGRLNLQGIPHDPLDMKRKVERVLDSPDSGLPPSPSPSAWLLSPVDGEKELLDPETSGRAVVPLIPRLYPLSFGEGVELDPLPPKEIRYTSSVHYDSDHHFIHDVFFLPVGLAVASCSQTVLVLPSCTWRRYKTQLELQPRLRAQRYQSTTIVYPKHARAVYTTTLQYDCRRISRRFLSSVELEVVDRTLRPGYH from the exons ATGCAACTAAAAAATACAAGTTGCATCATTTAcaataacatatattttttcagaagtttgactttaataaaaacactttttttaaaaaagttaagaAGGAGAAAaggattatttaattttttttttcctgaagcaATGGTTGGCAGACTCAACCTGCAGGGcatccctcatgaccccttggatATGAAGCGGAAAGTGGAGAGAGTGCTCGACAGCCCGGACTCCGGGCTACCCCCCAGCCCGAGTCCTAGCGCCTGGCTTCTCTCCCCGGTCGACGGCGAGAAGGAGCTGCTGGACCCAGAGACCAGCGGGCGAGCAGTG GTTCCTCTGATTCCCAGGCTGTACCCTCTGTCTTTCGGGGAGGGAGTTGAACTTGACCCACTGCCGCCTAAAGAAATCAG GTACACCTCCTCAGTGCACTACGACTCTGATCATCACTTCATCCACGATGTGTTCTTCCTGCCGGTGGGTCTGGCCGTGGCATCCTGCAGCCAAACTGTGCTGGTCCTGCCAAGCTGCACCTGGCGCAGGTACAAGACGCAGCTGGAGTTGCAGCCTCGGCTGCGGGCACAGCGCTACCAGAGCACCACCATCGTGTACCCCAAACACGCCCGGGCTGTCTACACCACGACTCTGCAGTACGACTGCCGCCGGATCTCCCGACGCTTCCTCTCCAGCGTGGAGCTTGAGGTCGTGGACCGCACCCTCAGGCCCGGCTACCACTGA
- the cunh17orf97 gene encoding protein LIAT1 isoform X2: protein MPEGRRLELYKDRLERGRMAVSAKDGREEQAARLGGKGRVIREPLKDSSGLLTSSATEKKTKKKKKREKTKEKKKKQRGSCKKRVHSSTPPTPEDADKQHKDPGVKLFPTHLTPSSESLDGKLAKVKLQGRTPAEAAPTKNKPRKLKESNPDPASPDNEADLNNKMNESLRWEGTLEDPSAEEIRIQIYKMNRRRRYMTALQGLYGELGPAGTSQEDHQSSHSGRGCPASTKDPRPRLQSELSRHDKILSGERDQSLYTGWSTRL, encoded by the exons aggcagAATGGCAGTTTCTGCTAAGGACGGGCGGGAGGAACAAGCGGCTCGGTTGGGAGGGAAGGGCCGAGTAATCAGGGAACCACTGAAGGACTCTTCGGGGCTTCTGACATCGTCCGCCacggaaaaaaagacaaaaaagaagaaaaagagggaaaaaactaaagagaaaaagaaaaagcagcgcGGCTCCTGTAAGAAGCGAGTCCACTCCAGCACGCCTCCGACTCCAGAAGACGCAG ATAAACAGCATAAGGACCCAGGTGTCAAGCTCTTCCCCACCCACCTCACGCCGTCATCGGAGTCGCTGGACGGAAAGCTGGCCAAGGTCAAGCTTCAAGGCAGGACCCCTGCAGAGGCAGCCCCAACCAAGAACAAGCCCAGGAAGCTCAAGGAGTCCAATCCAGACCCTGCGTCGCCAGATAACGAGGCGGACCTTAACAACAAGATGAACGAGAGCCTGAGGTGGGAAGGCACATTGGAGGACCCCAGCGCTGAGGAAATCAGGATCCAAATCTACAAAATGAACAGGAGGAGGCGATACATGACTGCTCTCCAGGGCCTGTACGGGGAGCTGGGGCCGGCAGGCACCTCTCAGGAGGACCACCAATCGAGTCACTCTGGGAGAGGGTGCCCTGCTTCTACCAAGGACCCGCGACCTCGACTCCAATCGGAGCTCTCTCGTCATGACAAAATCCTCTCGGGGGAAAGAGATCAATCGCTTTatacaggatggagcacaagactataa